From Argopecten irradians isolate NY chromosome 2, Ai_NY, whole genome shotgun sequence, the proteins below share one genomic window:
- the LOC138312975 gene encoding uncharacterized protein — translation MACSLACTFFGLGFLISLILQCIGFFTSDWVSWDECEHQGLFFFSTSRTKNECSGKLEESLGTQSSSLFVYGAIVLYAIYDSKSKHETDMETHIGAFFVAYLVAGIFSLVGCGMMAKLDIPAEFTYGRSYYFCLGSGILAIVQVTIATACCVCKTCECCECPEQSSSPPRTYVSNRAANDEVNNGYVSSAEGNELSYGVNTGVCDGVIVGNMEIEQTELTTV, via the exons ATGGCGTGCTCGCTGGCCTGCACGTTTTTCGGGTTAGGATTTCTAATTTCGTTAATTCTCCAATGCATTGGATTCTTCACTTCTGACTGGGTATCATGGGACGAATGCGAACACCAAGGACTTTTCTTCTTTTCAACATCCAGAACGAAGAATGAGTGTTCAGGAAAACTTGAAGAAA GTTTAGGTACGCAATCATCGTCCTTATTTGTGTATGGCGCGATAGTGCTGTATGCTATATATGACTCCAAATCGAAACACGAGACGGATATGGAAACACATATAGGAGCCTTTTTCGTGGCATACCTAGTTGCAG GAATATTCAGCTTAGTTGGCTGTGGTATGATGGCAAAGCTAGACATTCCGGCGGAATTCACCTACGGCAGATCATACTACTTCTGCCTTGGAAGTGGTATCTTGGCCATTGTTCAG GTTACGATTGCGACTGCCTGCTGTGTATGCAAGACATGCGAATGTTGTGAATGTCCCGAACAGTCTTCAAGTCCACCACGGACCTATGTTTCAAATCGTGCGGCAAATGATGAGGTCAACAATGGGTATGTTTCTTCGGCTGAGGGGAATGAACTGTCGTATGGCGTAAACACCGGTGTATGTGACGGGGTAATTGTTGGTAATATGGAAATAGAACAAACAGAACTGACCACTGTTTAA